A portion of the Oreochromis niloticus isolate F11D_XX linkage group LG10, O_niloticus_UMD_NMBU, whole genome shotgun sequence genome contains these proteins:
- the LOC100692079 gene encoding claudin-4-like — protein sequence MSACCRHVLGLLLSIIGFLGTIFICALQMWKISGFIGSSITISEIHWEGLWLKCVMRSTGEMQCKSYNSIQDLPQDLQDARVLIVFAIIIQFFGIVLGVVGAKCTNFIPDSRRKTKAAIASGVLLLTAASLVALPVQWTTHAIVNDMFNPDLANNQRTVLGASLFIGWVSAGLLYLGGALLCCSFFCRNETECDVKSAHTNTKQQRSSRQRSPRNKEKVS from the coding sequence ATGTCGGCCTGTTGTAGACATGTTCTGGGTTTGCTCTTATCCATCATTGGCTTTTTAGGGACGATCTTCATCTGCGCACTCCAGATGTGGAAAATCTCAGGCTTCATTGGTTCAAGCATCACCATTTCTGAGATCCACTGGGAGGGTCTGTGGCTGAAGTGTGTGATGAGGAGTACAGGCGAGATGCAGTGCAAATCCTACAATTCTATACAGGACTTACCTCAAGACCTGCAGGATGCCAGAGTGCTCATCGTTTTTGCTATCATCATCCAGTTCTTTGGGATTGTGCTTGGTGTGGTTGGGGCCAAGTGCACCAACTTTATACCAGACTCAAGGCGAAAGACCAAAGCGGCCATAGCTTCTGGAGTGTTGTTACTCACTGCAGCTAGCTTGGTGGCCCTGCCTGTCCAATGGACCACACACGCCATTGTTAATGATATGTTCAACCCTGACCTGGCCAACAATCAAAGAACAGTACTGGGAGCTTCGCTCTTCATCGGCTGGGTGTCCGCAGGACTGCTATACCTGGGAGGAGCCCTTCTCTGCTGCTCCTTTTTCTGCAGGAATGAGACAGAATGTGACGTTAAATCTGCACATACTAACACTAAACAACAACGTTCATCTAGACAGCGTTCTCCTAGAAACAAGGAAAAGGTTTCATGA
- the LOC109203803 gene encoding protein FAM111A-like — protein MVAPKTGVPASGLKTAKEAPPQGVEGVMQVSIDPELNEGPSCEETPSIPNARGEASNRGTMAPKTDGLASEVHLFISLVEYPFGVWCNQSDILPTSNCNSLPHVLCFGENLLLGAKIHDLHILYAIFGHKLRIYSHIWQNDIYVNKVLELSKSVCQVRTGNEFGSGFLLFDKYVLTNFHVVKPHYNFKTGQLTNKITVTFSYEEQESNCDLIDVEEVVCYDYSKNPGNKRDWALLKVSVSMPLPNGLLPHIKSVSDTECSNIFIIGHPNREVKQVDFCSVVFPENRRQVVEENWRKNPGRNDDYVNRVVRIIPQLNGTLTYKSNFYHSSSGSPVFNEDGKLVAMHSGGYPYRDAKGQRQSLMDFGYPLPNIINKIRLQMMQN, from the exons ATGGTGGCCCCCAAAACTGGTGTCCCAGCTAGTGGACTTAAG ACCGCAAAAGAGGCACCGCCACAAGGTGTGGAGGGCGTGATGCAGGTGTCCATAGACCCTGAACTGAACGAAGGTCCATCTTGTGAAGAGACTCCAAGCATTCCTAATGCCCGTGGAGAGGCCTCAAATCGTG GTACAATGGCACCCAAAACTGATGGCTTGGCTTCTGAAGTTCACCTCTTTATTTCCTTAGTG GAATATCCATTTGGGGTTTGGTGCAATCAAAGCGACATACTGCCTACCAGCAACTGCAACTCTTTGCCTCATGTTCTGTGTTTTGGGGAAAATCTTCTCCTTGGAGCAAAGATACATGATTTACATATTTTGTATGCTATTTTTGGTCATAAATTGCGCATATATTCTCATATATGGCAAAATGACATATATGTGAATAAGGTTTTGGAGCTCAGTAAATCTGTTTGTCAAGTAAGAACAGGGAACGAATTTGGAAGTGGATTTCTCCTGTTTGACAAGTATGTCCTTACAAACTTTCATGTTGTTAAACCTCATTATAATTTTAAGACTGGTCAGCTTACTAATAAAATCACCGTTACTTTTTCATATGAAGAACAAGAGTCTAATTGTGATCTTATAGATGTAGAAGAAGTTGTTTGTTATGATTATAGTAAAAATCCTGGTAATAAGCGTGACTGGGCTTTGTTAAAGGTCAGTGTCAGTATGCCATTGCCCAATGGTCTTTTACCACACATTAAGTCAGTTTCTGACACTGAATGTTCTAACATCTTCATTATTGGACATCCTAATCGCGAAGTAAAACAAGTAGATTTTTGTTCAGTTGTTTTTCCTGAGAACCGCAGACAGGTTGTGGAGGAGAATTGGAGGAAAAATCCAGGTCGCAATGATGATTACGTTAATCGTGTGGTAAGAATAATTCCACAACTCAATGGCACACTGACATACAAGTCTAATTTTTACCATAGCTCTTCTGGTTCTCCTGTGTTTAACGAGGACGGTAAGCTTGTTGCAATGCATTCAGGAGGATATCCTTACCGTGATGCTAAGGGTCAGCGTCAGAGTCTTATGGATTTTGGTTATCCTTTGCCTAATATCATCAACAAAATTAGATTGCAGATGATGCAGAACTAA
- the asl gene encoding argininosuccinate lyase — protein sequence MASTEGSKLWGGRFVGDTDPIMEKFNASIAYDQRMWDADIRGSKAYVKALERAKLVSTDEMEQILHGMDQISDEWSRGVFVIKPGDEDIHTANERRLKELIGAPAGKLHTGRSRNDQVVTDMRLWLRSAISTLTDNALQLITTMVERAAAEIEVLFPGYTHMQRAQPIRWSHWILSHAVALSRDVERLQELKKRVNVLPLGSGAIAGTPFDIDRELLQRELGFDSISVNSMDATGQRDFVAEFLFWASLCLTHLSKMAEDLILYSTKEFSFIKLSDAYSTGSSLMPQKKNADSLELIRSKAGRAFGRCAGFMMTLKSLPSTYNKDLQEDKEAMFDCYDNVQAVLQVTTGVMSTLKINQTVMEAALSPDMLATDLAYYLVRKGVPFREAHGLSGKAVFTAESKNIALNQLTVEDLTGISPLFGSDVSSVWDYRSSVEQYSAPGGTAKSSVAAQVEHLRNWLKKHAQ from the exons ATGGCCAGTACAGAG GGAAGTAAACTCTGGGGAGGTCGATTTGTTGGAGACACCGATCCTATTATGGAGAAGTTCAATGCCTCAATCGCTTATGACCAGAGGATGTGGGATGCAGACATTCGTGGGAGCAAAGCTTATGTTAAAGCTCTGGAGAGGGCAAAGCTTGTCAGCACGGACGAAATGGAGCAAATCTTACACGGGATGGATCAG ATTTCTGATGAGTGGTCTAGAGGTGTTTTTGTCATCAAACCTGGAGATGAAGATATTCATACTGCCAATGAGCGCAGACTAAAG GAGCTGATTGGTGCACCTGCAGGGAAGCTGCACACAGGCAGGAGCAGGAATGACCAG GTGGTGACTGACATGAGGTTGTGGCTGCGAAGCGCAATCTCAACCCTTACGGACAACGCGCTTCAGTTGATAACTACTATGGTGGAGCGGGCGGCAGC AGAAATTGAAGTCCTTTTTCCTGGTTACACCCACATGCAGAgggcacagccaatcagatggaGCCACTGGATTCTGAG CCACGCTGTTGCCCTCAGCAGAGATGTGGAGCGGCTTCAGGAGCTCAAGAAAAGAGTTAACGTTTTACCTCTCGGCAG TGGCGCCATCGCTGGGACTCCATTCGACATCGACAGAGAGCTCCTGCAGAGAG AGCTTGGGTTTGATAGCATCAGTGTAAACAGCATGGATGCCACAGGCCAAAGAGACTTTGTTG CTGAGTTCTTGTTCTGGGCTTCGTTGTGTTTGACCCATCTCAGTAAGATGGCCGAGGACCTGATACTCTACAGCACAAAAGAGTTCTCCTTCATCAAGCTCTCTGATGCCTACAG caCCGGCAGCAGTCTGATGCcccagaaaaaaaatgctgacagtTTGGAGCTGATCAGGAGTAAAGCAGGTCGTGCCTTTGGCAGG TGTGCGGGCTTCATGATGACGCTGAAGAGCCTACCTAGCACCTACAACAAGGACCTACAG GAGGATAAGGAGGCCATGTTTGACTGCTATGATAATGTTCAGGCTGTGCTGCAGGTGACCACTGGAGTCATGTCAACGCTGAAG ATcaaccagactgtgatggaagCTGCTCTCAGTCCTGACATGCTGGCTACTGATCTGGCCTACTACCTTGTGAGGAAGGGG GTCCCATTCAGAGAGGCCCATGGTCTCTCTGGCAAAGCTGTGTTTACAGCTGAATCCAAAAACATTGCCCTGAATCAGCTCACTGTGGAAGATCTCACTGGTATAAG CCCTCTGTTTGGAAGTGACGTGTCCTCAGTGTGGGACTACAGGAGCAGTGTGGAGCAGTACAGCGCCCCTGGAGGCACAGCTAAGAGTAGCGTCGCTGCACAGGTGGAGCACCTGAGGAACTGGCTGAAGAAACACGCACAGTGA
- the ca4c gene encoding carbonic anhydrase IV c, with protein MGFSLYLLTLHLLLSRCTANWCYQNQNACDEPCRDPNHWATQFPKCGGLRQSPINIVTSKVHIDIALSPFNFIGHTDTINMTVENKGHSAHFALPPSVRFIGGALPGHYRAAQFHLHWGGNGRPGSEHTIDGERFPMEMHIVHIKEPYSSLAEAEHDTAGIALLAFLFEETADDHPHLDTVIDALGRVQNNGSITVIPNFRLSDIIPAAKDLQGYYRYVGSMTTPGCEQAVAWTVFHRKLAISSRQLDAIVKQCRFWTGQPMTDIFRPTQPLDGRIVYSSKSGTAQTTATHFWCLFLSFVTVTLGLAH; from the exons ATGGGTTTTTCTCTCTACCTCCTGACTCTGCATCTTCTCCTTTCCCGCTGCACAG CTAACTGGTGTTATCAAAACCAGAATGCCTGTGATGAACCATGCAGAG ACCCCAACCACTGGGCTACTCAATTCCCTAAATGTGGAGGGTTACGCCAGTCACCGATTAACATTGTGACCAGCAAAGTCCACATCGACATCGCCCTGTCACCTTTCAACTTCATTGGCCACACCGACACAATCAACATGACAGTGGAAAACAAAGGGCACTCTG CCCACTTTGCTTTGCCGCCGTCTGTTCGATTCATTGGGGGAGCTCTGCCAGGTCACTACAGAGCCGCCCAATTTCACCTCCACTGGGGAGGGAATGGGAGACCAGGATCAGAGCACACCATTGACGGAGAGAGATTCCCCATGGAG ATGCACATAGTCCACATTAAGGAGCCGTACAGCTCTCTGGCAGAGGCCGAACATGACACAGCAGGTATAGCTCTGCTCGCCTTCCTGTTTGAG GAAACAGCGGACGATCATCCTCATTTGGACACAGTAATAGATGCGCTGGGCCGAGTACAAAACAACG GCAGCATCACAGTGATCccaaactttagactcagtgaCATTATCCCAGCTGCAAAGGACCTACAAGGTTACTACCGCTACGTGGGCTCCATGACAACGCCGGGATGTGAGCAGGCAGTTGCCTGGACAGTGTTTCACAGGAAGCTGGCCATCAGTAGTCGACAG CTGGATGCGATAGTTAAGCAGTGTCGCTTTTGGACAGGGCAGCCCATGACTGACATTTTCAGACCTACGCAGCCGCTGGATGGCAGGATTGTGTACTCCTCAAAGTCGGGTACAGCTCAGACAACTGCGACACATTTTTGGTGtctgtttttatcatttgtGACTGTTACGCTGGGTCTGGCACACTGA